One segment of Leptospira montravelensis DNA contains the following:
- a CDS encoding type II toxin-antitoxin system YafQ family toxin produces MKFIPSYTNQFNKDIKLQKKRKKDLTKLKEIMSQLIDGTPLSAKHKDHKLVGNYKNRKECHIEPDWLLIYKLDQNSIIFERTGTHADLFE; encoded by the coding sequence TGAAATTTATTCCTAGTTATACTAATCAATTCAATAAAGATATTAAGTTACAGAAAAAACGAAAAAAAGATCTTACTAAACTAAAAGAAATAATGTCTCAGTTGATTGATGGCACCCCATTATCTGCGAAACATAAGGATCACAAGTTAGTAGGAAATTATAAAAATCGAAAAGAATGTCACATTGAACCTGACTGGTTACTTATTTATAAATTAGACCAAAATTCTATTATTTTTGAACGGACTGGAACGCATGCTGATTTATTTGAATAA